A window of Roseiflexus castenholzii DSM 13941 genomic DNA:
GCCGGCGCAGACTGCGCAACCGGCGGGTGACAGGGCTGCCTGGACGGTCCTGGTCTATCTTGATGGCGATAACAATCTGGAGCGGGACGCGGTGATCGACTTCAACGAAATGGAACTCGTTGGATCCAGCGATCAGGTCAAGATAGTTGTCCTGTTTGACCGCATCGGCGCCGCCGCGCCATGGGACGACGACTCGAACGGCAACTGGGAGACCACCAAACGTTTTCTGGTGACTCAGGATGATGACCCGAACACCATTCGCTCGCAGGAACTGGACGATCTGGGCGAATTGAACATGGGCGATCCGCAGACGCTGGTTGATTTTGCAGTGTGGGGGATGCAGACCTACCCTGCCGAACGGTACGCCCTCATTCTGTGGGACCATGGCGCATCGTGGGCTGGGATCGCCTTCGATGACACCGATGGCGAAGATGGCATTAACATGCCAGAACTCGACGCGGCGCTGCGGACGATTCAGCAGCAGACCGGCAAACGCATCGATCTGATCGGCTTCGATGCCTGTCTGATGGCGCAGATCGATGTGGCGCTCGTCACCGCGTCCTACGCCGATGTATTTGTCGCCTCCGCCGAACTCGAACCGAACACCGGCTGGCCCTGGGACCTTCTGCTGCGTCGCCTGATTGAGAACCCACAACAGGATGCAGCGGCATTCGGCGCCGCGATTGTCGAGTCCTACCGCGAGTTCTATCAGCCACGCGACGATCCGACCGTAACTCTCTCGGCGTTCGACCTGACTCGCGCCGGTGACCTGCGCCAGAAGTTGAACGCGCTCTCCGACGCCATGCTCACCGGCATGGGTGAATCCTACTCGGCGATCGCCGAGGCGCGATCATTCGTCGATGTGTACAGTCAGCCCTCTCCCGAAGAGTTCAGCGCCGCCGATCTGGGGCACTTCGCCCGGCTCGTTGTGGACCGTGGGGCGCGTCCCGCCGTGGCGGACCCGGCGCGCGCCCTCTACGAGGCGATTGATCAGGCGCGCATCGCCGAATGGAATGGCGGTTTTCATGCTAACTCTACCGGACTGTCAATCTTCTTCCCGCAGTATGCGCAACTCTATCCGCCGATCTATGGTCAGGGGGCATCGCCTCTGCCGCAGCAGACCTCGTGGGGCGACTTTCTAAAGGCGTTCCATACTGCCAACACCGGTTTGCAGAGCGCTGCCGAGATCGGTTCGCTCACTGTCTCGAATACGACCGTGAGCATCGATAGTCCGATCACGGTCGAAGGAGTCGTCACCGGCAACGATATTGCCTATGTCTTCTTCTTCGCGGGTATTCCAAACAACGACCGCAGCGGCGTATTGCTCACCAGCATCGACTTCCTCTATCCGCCGGGAAGCGTGCCGGGCAGCAGCGTTCCTCCCTGGACTGGCGGCAGCACACGGCTTAAGGTCAATTACAGCGGCACGCAATGGGGGTTGACCAACGGACAGGATACCATTCCGGTGCTGCTTGGTCCGGCGAAGTATGGCACGGCGCTGTATGGTGTTGAAGGGATTTATACCGTCAGGAGAACCAACGAGCGAATTACCGCAGCCCTGGTTTTCAATGTCGAAAGTGGGACGCCTGAGTTGATCACGGTCTATGGCTTTCCGAGGAACCAGAAACAGGAATCGCAGCCGTTCGAGATCACACCGGTGCCAGGTGACTCCTTTACTGCCATGATCCGCACGTACACTGTGAAAGGTGACCGCCTGGAACCCGGTTTCGTCGAAGGTGATACACTCACGATTGGCAACCAGCCGCTCGCTGTGCAACGCATCCCGATGCAGAGCGGCGCCTATGTCACCGGCTTTCTGGTGCGCGACATCGCCGGACGTTTCAGCTACCAGTACGCCGACATTAATGTGCGCAACACGGGCGCTGGTGCAAACGTGCCTCCTCCAGTGCAGACATCGCCCGGCACACAGGCAGGGTACCAATCGTACAGCAACCCGAAACTCGGTTTCTCGATTGAGTATCCGACAACCTGGAAAACGCTTGACACCGGCAATGACCAGATCTACTTCTACGATCCTGCCGAAAACGGGAATGTCTTCGTCAGCATTGACGTGTACCAGACGGGGTTGACGCCATCGGAAGCCAACCAGCGTTTGCTGGAGTTCTTCCTTGAGTCGCTTCAGACGCAGCAGAACTTCCAGCAACGGCCCGGCGATCCGTTGCGGGTCAGCGGAGAAGTCGGACCTTCGGCGAGTTACCAGTACACCGATCAGAATGGCATCACCTTTACCGGCCTCGTCGTTGCCGTGAGCAGCCCGCGCACCGGACTGAGTTACCTGATATCGGTGCAGGCGCCTTCCACCGACTTCAACCGTCACGCAGAGACGCTTGGCGCCATCGTCGACTCGATGAAGATTGAGTGACGCGGTGCTGTGGTCTTATACTTCTGCCCCTCTCTCCGGCATCGCCGGAAAGAGGGGCTTCTGACTCGAGGCGTTGCCTTTTGCCACATCCCGATCAGAGCGGAGGCGTCGCCGGAGCGAAGGGGCGTGGTATGGCATCACTCCCGGGACCCCTCGCTTTGTTTGGAATGATGACCCTCGTTGTCGTCTTGTGCCCGACACGCAAGACAGGGCTTGCCAGAAATCGACACGTATGAATTCTGTGGCGCCTCGATCCATCGCCGGTGTGCTATGGAACATGCGGGAGCGGGGGCGACTCGCCCGGATAGGGATTTGTGAGGAGAGTACGCCACATTGCAGGTCTATGGCACAATGCCACGATCCGTCATCCATCCATATCCATACCAATGTCCTATTGAGCCGTCCATTTCCTTTGCTCCGCAGAAACGGTATAATGAATGTTGGTATAAATGTCGTTCTTGCCGTATCACATATGCTTGCGCCAGATGAGATCGTTCAACAGCGGTATCAGATTGTTCGCCCAGTTGGGAAAGGAGGCTCAGGCGCAGTCTATGAAGCGATCGACCTTCGTCTGGGCAATCGCGTTGCCCTCAAACAGACTGCCATTCCCGCCGAACAGTCTTTGAACCTGTTGGAGCGCGAGGCGCGCCTGCTCGCCAGATTACGCCATCCGGCATTGCCGAGAGTGATCGACCACTTCGTCGAGGGACGCTATCAGTACCTGGTGATGGAATTTATCGGCGGCGACGATCTGGGAACGATGCTCCTTCAACGCAACCGTCTGTTCGAGATGCACCAGGTGTTGCGCTGGGCAGATCAACTTCTGGGTGCGCTTGAATACCTGCACCGCCAGAATCCGCCTGTTCTCCATCGTGACATCAAACCGCAGAACTTGAAACTGACCGCTGATGGCGATGTGGTGCTGCTCGACTTTGGGCTGGCAAAGGGTGGATCAGGCGGGCACACACTCCATCGGACCGGTGAGAGCATTTTCGGCTACACACCCCACTATGCGCCTCTTGAGCAGATCAACAACACCGGCACCGGACCTCGCAGCGATCTCTACAGTCTGGCAGCGACGTTATATCATCTCCTGACCGGTGTGCAACCGCCGGACGCGCTCACCCGTGCTACCGCAGTGCTTCGTCGCCTGCCCGATCCGCTGATCTCCATCAGACAACTGAACGCTGCCATTCCCGAGAGTGTCGGCGTCATTCTGATGCAGGCGCTGGCGCTGGACCCGGACGAGCGCCCCGTTAGCGCAGCAACCATGCGCGCTGCGCTGGCGAAGGCTGAGGCTGAAACCAACGGTGCTGCTCTCTCCGAAACGCCGATGTACCCGGTCGACGCCGATACGCTTCCTGCCGCCCGCTTCTCCGATACCGTGCGATACGACGCCGCAATCGCTCAACGTCTGACGCCGACAACTCCCTCGTCGGACATGTCTTCGGCGCTTCCAGCGCCGCAGGCTGCGCCGAGAACAATGACAACACCGAAGGATGAAACTGATCGGCGCCCTGGTCGTTATGCGGTGCTCCTGGCGCGACTACGCGCTGTTGGATTCCATGGCTGGAGTCTGCTCCACAGGAAAGTGTCCGCATTGCCGCATCCCTGGAACCGGTATGCGCTTCCCGCCGCAATGACGCTTGTGGTGATCATGGTGCTGCTCAGCGTTGTGCTGGCGATGTCGCAAACCGATACCACTGCGGTTGCTGTGAATGACGCATCGTTGCCGGCGCCGACACTGGCGCCGGCGCCCTTTGTGCCAACGGTGCTCACGCCGCCCGATGCCTTTCAACACGGCGCCGTATCAACTGTCAGCGCTTCTTCGGTTGTTCAACCGGTTGCGCGACGCATCATTCCCGCTGAGGTCTATACTGGCGCGCTCCCAATCACGCTGACGGTTGAAGGCGATCATCTCGATGAGCAGTATCCATTCGCACTCGAATCACCAGAAGTCGGTCGCCTGCCGCTAGAGATGGTCAGTGGCGACGACACACAGGTAACCCTGTTACTGACGGCGCTTCCGTCCGATTTTCGTGGCGAAGCGACGCTGATGCTGGTGATCGATGGCGCCCCTCAAGCAGATGTGCGCCTGATCCTGCGCGATTTTCTGGAGCGTAAGGCGGTTTCAGGGGTGCGCCGGGAATATCGCTACATGCCGCAGATCGGCGTGGACGAAGCCGGCGCGTACACCAGCCTGCACACAGCGCCGGACGCCGCCAGCAACCGTTTTGCGGTGCTGCGCAATGATGATGTCGTCGAAGTTCTGCGCGCTGATGTGCCTGAATGGTATGAGGTGCGCATCAATGCGAGCGCCAATGCGCTCCACGTCGGCGCCGTCGGCTGGATCGAGCGCTGGCTGATCGATGATCAGAATGTGCCGCCACTGGTCTTTGCCGGTCTGTTGGGACAAACGCCAACCGATCTTGCCGTGCGGTGCGGTACGCAGTTCAGGTCGAG
This region includes:
- a CDS encoding clostripain-related cysteine peptidase — translated: MVVRPVDQRNGDLIEIGDETFRFEQPQPSVDATLIATPAPVPAPPTAPATPPPQPAQGFRLPPAQPQPPSQPPQGMPPSPPPRGFQVPPAQPQYQPPAQPQGFQVPPAQPQYQPPPAQPAAAKPARKGCLPTWALILGLVGVVLVVGCIGALVVTGAINVRIGPTPQSGNGTPQSGSTTDTTPQSGGTVLPTPTRAPAQTAQPAGDRAAWTVLVYLDGDNNLERDAVIDFNEMELVGSSDQVKIVVLFDRIGAAAPWDDDSNGNWETTKRFLVTQDDDPNTIRSQELDDLGELNMGDPQTLVDFAVWGMQTYPAERYALILWDHGASWAGIAFDDTDGEDGINMPELDAALRTIQQQTGKRIDLIGFDACLMAQIDVALVTASYADVFVASAELEPNTGWPWDLLLRRLIENPQQDAAAFGAAIVESYREFYQPRDDPTVTLSAFDLTRAGDLRQKLNALSDAMLTGMGESYSAIAEARSFVDVYSQPSPEEFSAADLGHFARLVVDRGARPAVADPARALYEAIDQARIAEWNGGFHANSTGLSIFFPQYAQLYPPIYGQGASPLPQQTSWGDFLKAFHTANTGLQSAAEIGSLTVSNTTVSIDSPITVEGVVTGNDIAYVFFFAGIPNNDRSGVLLTSIDFLYPPGSVPGSSVPPWTGGSTRLKVNYSGTQWGLTNGQDTIPVLLGPAKYGTALYGVEGIYTVRRTNERITAALVFNVESGTPELITVYGFPRNQKQESQPFEITPVPGDSFTAMIRTYTVKGDRLEPGFVEGDTLTIGNQPLAVQRIPMQSGAYVTGFLVRDIAGRFSYQYADINVRNTGAGANVPPPVQTSPGTQAGYQSYSNPKLGFSIEYPTTWKTLDTGNDQIYFYDPAENGNVFVSIDVYQTGLTPSEANQRLLEFFLESLQTQQNFQQRPGDPLRVSGEVGPSASYQYTDQNGITFTGLVVAVSSPRTGLSYLISVQAPSTDFNRHAETLGAIVDSMKIE
- a CDS encoding protein kinase domain-containing protein codes for the protein MNVGINVVLAVSHMLAPDEIVQQRYQIVRPVGKGGSGAVYEAIDLRLGNRVALKQTAIPAEQSLNLLEREARLLARLRHPALPRVIDHFVEGRYQYLVMEFIGGDDLGTMLLQRNRLFEMHQVLRWADQLLGALEYLHRQNPPVLHRDIKPQNLKLTADGDVVLLDFGLAKGGSGGHTLHRTGESIFGYTPHYAPLEQINNTGTGPRSDLYSLAATLYHLLTGVQPPDALTRATAVLRRLPDPLISIRQLNAAIPESVGVILMQALALDPDERPVSAATMRAALAKAEAETNGAALSETPMYPVDADTLPAARFSDTVRYDAAIAQRLTPTTPSSDMSSALPAPQAAPRTMTTPKDETDRRPGRYAVLLARLRAVGFHGWSLLHRKVSALPHPWNRYALPAAMTLVVIMVLLSVVLAMSQTDTTAVAVNDASLPAPTLAPAPFVPTVLTPPDAFQHGAVSTVSASSVVQPVARRIIPAEVYTGALPITLTVEGDHLDEQYPFALESPEVGRLPLEMVSGDDTQVTLLLTALPSDFRGEATLMLVIDGAPQADVRLILRDFLERKAVSGVRREYRYMPQIGVDEAGAYTSLHTAPDAASNRFAVLRNDDVVEVLRADVPEWYEVRINASANALHVGAVGWIERWLIDDQNVPPLVFAGLLGQTPTDLAVRCGTQFRSSIYGSVEDRNGRGIAGATLIVTSADGRNQYTVRTRPNGTYDIGGLGCTTWIVRLTAIPDVSVFEANEVRVTNLNGGRYTAAEVRFRQQP